In a genomic window of Thermoproteus tenax Kra 1:
- a CDS encoding formate dehydrogenase accessory protein FdhE has protein sequence MSKEVLLNLICGDNEECREELLNIPKELNSFLGSSQLTPSLKSFTPPLLKQVENLGDYEALVGDQSLGQLIVARKLASMYGGSFRGWSEDYCPICGRRPQLFLVRKVNSAFFEGKERVARCVCGFTWRYKWWRCPNCGVEGRENFDVFINEKLEGIFFNKCRRCGFVHVEAYGEVDEVAQYALRILANHVA, from the coding sequence ATGTCAAAAGAAGTACTACTTAATTTAATCTGTGGGGATAATGAAGAGTGCAGAGAGGAACTATTGAATATACCCAAGGAGCTCAACTCTTTTTTGGGATCCTCTCAGCTGACTCCATCTCTCAAGTCTTTTACTCCTCCTCTCCTGAAACAAGTGGAGAACCTTGGAGATTATGAGGCTCTGGTGGGCGATCAGAGCTTGGGCCAACTGATTGTTGCACGGAAGCTCGCCTCAATGTACGGAGGGAGCTTCAGAGGATGGTCGGAGGACTATTGCCCAATATGCGGGAGACGGCCCCAACTGTTCTTGGTGAGGAAGGTGAACAGTGCGTTCTTCGAGGGGAAGGAGCGTGTGGCGAGATGCGTCTGCGGCTTCACTTGGCGCTATAAGTGGTGGCGCTGCCCCAATTGCGGCGTGGAAGGGAGGGAGAACTTCGACGTCTTTATCAACGAGAAGCTGGAGGGAATCTTCTTCAATAAATGTAGAAGATGTGGATTTGTACACGTAGAGGCCTATGGAGAAGTCGACGAGGTGGCTCAATATGCGCTAAGGATATTAGCCAACCATGTGGCGTGA
- a CDS encoding cytochrome b/b6 domain-containing protein: protein MSSVNYEKKNIEEVEVISVGYKVAHSLNLVLFTLLAVTGAMLLFPDLMSWLSYAVGAPLASLLGNPYPVSIGEELARTSHRFLGELWGLFLIIYAIYLLAFKRIRVFDALKRPLGQQIREARALVDHYVFGKPLPNDVAENLERHNVLVAYMAIELVASILLLSISGVLMVYANILGLTIDEYRILLLLHDLGFYLGLIFIFAHLFAVLHPTNRPLLLAMFGYGKIPLSWAQRHMPKYLKYVKRSTT, encoded by the coding sequence ATGAGTAGTGTAAATTATGAAAAAAAGAATATAGAAGAGGTCGAGGTTATATCAGTGGGCTATAAGGTCGCCCACTCGCTCAACTTGGTATTGTTTACGCTCTTGGCTGTGACAGGCGCCATGTTGCTGTTCCCCGATCTAATGAGCTGGCTCAGTTATGCCGTGGGAGCTCCCCTAGCCTCCCTTTTGGGTAATCCCTACCCTGTGTCCATAGGCGAGGAGCTCGCCAGAACGTCCCATAGATTCCTCGGAGAGCTATGGGGGCTCTTCCTCATAATCTACGCGATCTATTTATTGGCCTTCAAGCGTATTAGAGTATTCGACGCATTAAAGAGGCCCTTGGGCCAACAGATAAGAGAGGCGAGGGCGCTAGTAGACCACTATGTCTTCGGAAAGCCTTTACCCAACGATGTCGCTGAAAATTTGGAGAGACACAACGTCTTGGTGGCTTATATGGCAATAGAGCTTGTGGCGTCAATTCTCTTGTTGTCAATCAGCGGAGTGCTCATGGTCTACGCCAACATCCTCGGGCTTACAATCGACGAATATAGAATTTTATTACTACTACACGACCTTGGGTTCTACCTAGGCTTGATATTCATCTTCGCTCACCTATTTGCAGTGTTGCATCCGACAAACAGACCTCTGTTACTGGCAATGTTTGGATACGGCAAAATACCCCTAAGTTGGGCTCAAAGACATATGCCTAAATATTTGAAATATGTCAAAAGAAGTACTACTTAA